A segment of the bacterium genome:
GCGTATGGACGGTCGAGATCGACGATGGCGTCTGCAGCGTCCGCGAGGACTTCGCCGCCGGCGCCGACGTCCGGTACACGGCGACCGCCCGCGACTGGTGCGCGGTCGCGATCGGCCTCCTCGACGCGAAGGAGGCCGTCAAGCGCGGCCTGCTCCACAAGGAGGGCGGTCCGCAGGCGATGGACGAGTTCTTCTTCCAGGTCGCGCGGCCCGCGGGCGCGGCGAAGGATTGATTCTGCGCCCGGCGTTCGGGCGAGAGCGATGATCAGAACCGGGTCGACCCATTCCGGGCGGCCACGAAGAGGAGAATCCCCCGTGATCTCATTTGGAATGTCCGAAGAGCAGGAGCTCGTGCGCGACGCGATGCGCGAGTTCGCTGCCGACGCGATCCGGCCGATCGCGCGTGAATGCGACGAGGCGGCGGCCGTCCCCGCCGACTTCCTCGAGACGGCCTGGATGCTGGGCCTGACCAGCACCCAGATCCCGGAGCAGTACGGCGGCGCCGGTGAAGAGCGCTCGCTCGTGACCAACGCGATCCTGCTCGAGGAGCTCGCCCACGGCGACGCCTCCCTCGCGATGGCGGCTCTCGCGCCTTCGCTCTTCGCCAACGCAATCCTCGACCACGGCACCGACGAGCAGAAGGCGGCGCTCCTGCCGCTCTTCTGCGGCGAGTCCTACGCCACCGGCGCGGTCGCGCTGACCGAGGCGGGGCCGCTCGCCGACGCGTCCCAGCCGCGCACGGAAGCCGAGCAGAAGGGCGAGAGCTTCATCCTCTCGGGTCGCAAGACGTTCGTCGCGATGGGCGACCGGGCGAGCCACTTCCTGGTGACGGCGCGCCTCGGCGACGACGTCGCCGCCTTCATCGTGCCTCGCGACGCCGCCGGCCTCGAGGTCACGGACGTCGAGCGCAAGATGGGCCTGCACGCGCTGCCGACGACCGGTCTCGAGCTCGAGCGGGTCGAGGTCGGGCAGGATGCGCTCCTCGGTGGAACGGAAGGCGCGGACGTCCAGGCGATCCTGAACGCGTCGCGGGTCGGCCTGGCGGCGGTGATGCTCGGCATGTCCCGCGCGGTGCTCGAGTACTGCGTGCCCTACACGAAGGATCGCGTCGCGTTCGACGAGCCGATCTCGAAGAAGCAGTCGATCGCGTTCCGCCTCGCCGAGATGCACGTCGAGCAGCACGCGCTTCGCCAGCTCGTCTGGCAGGGCGCGAGCCTGCTCGAGCACGGAGAGGACGCGACGAAGGCGGCCTGGCAGGCGCGGGCCTACGCGGCCGAGAAGAGCATGTGGATCGCCGACAACGGCGTCCAGATCCTCGGCGGCCACGGGTTCATCCGCGAGCACCCCGTCGAGATGTGGTTCCGCAACGCGCGAACCCTCGGCGTCATGGAAGGACTGGTTTCTCTCTGACGAGGCGGCGCGTGCGCGCCTCTTTCGGTCGGTGCTGACGCACCTCTCGACGCGTCCCTGAGCGGGACACGTCTTGCGCTGAGGGCTCATCTCAGGACCGAGGACCAATGATCCAGATCGCGACCGAGCGTCGCGATGGAGAAAGACATGATCGATTTTCGACTGACTGAGACGGACGAGGCGCATCTCGCGCGGACCTTCGCGGAGGGCGAGATCATTCGCCGCTACGCGCGCGAGGTGGACGAGAACGAGGCGGAGATGCCGCCGAACGTGCTGCCCGAGGCGGACGAGTTCTACGCGAACGCCCCGGCGCTGCCGGAGGTGGGCCCGGAGGACACCCAGGGGCCGGTGATGATGCTGCTGCAGATCATGGCCGGGAACTGGGGCGACTACTCGGTCCGCCTGCGCCGCAACACGAGCGGCGGTCTCGGAAACGCGGCGCTCTCTGCCGCCGGGACCGACGAGCAGAAGGAGAAGTGGGGCGGCCTGCTCCTCTCGATGGCGATCACCGAGCCCGGCTGCGGCTCCGATCCCTCGCGTGTGTCGACGACGGCGGTGCTCGACGAGGAGACCAACGAGTGGGTCCTGAACGGCGAGAAGATCTTCGTCACGACGGGCATCCGTGCCGACGGCGTCGTCATGTGGGCGACGATCGACAAGAGTGCCGGCCGGGCCGGCATCAAGTCGTTCCTCGTCGAGAAAGGCACGCCCGGCTTCGAGGTCCCGCACAAGGAGAAGAAGCTCGGCATCCGCGCGGACGACACCGCGGCCTACGTCTTCAGCGACTGCCGCATTCCGCGCGAGAACCTGCTCGGTCTCGACGAGACGATCCCGAAGGCGAGCTCCGGTGGCTTCCGCGGCGTCATGAAGACCTTCAACATGACGCGGCCGGCGACGGCGGCGATGGGTCTCGGCTGCGCCTGGGCGGCCATCGACCTGACCCGGGAGGCCCTCGAAGAGGCGGGCGTCGTGCTCGACTACACGACGGGTCCCGGCGGCCTCGGTCGACTCTCCGCGGCGGCGGAGAAGTTCATGCGCCTCGAGGCGCTCTTCGAAGCGTCGAAGCTCGCCACGCTCCAGTGCGGTTGGATGGCCGGCAAGGGTCTTCCCAACAACATGGAATCGTCGGTCTGCAAGGCGCACGCAGGCGGCGCGGTTCGCCAGATCACCCAGGGCTGCATCGAGATCCTGGGCTCGATCGGCGCTTCGCGTGAGCTGCTCCTCGAGAAGTGGATGCGCGACAGCCGGATCACGGACATCTACGAGGGCACGGGCGAGATCCAGCGCCTGATCATCGCCCGCGGTCTGCTCGACTACACCCGCCAGGACCTCAAGTAGAAGCGCTAGGCTCCCTACAGGCGAGTGTGTCAGCGGGCCTCGTGTCTACTGACGTGCGAGAGACCCCGTCCGGATTCCGGGCGGGGTCTTTGCGTCGTGAGTAGAGCGTCGTCCGCGCCACGCGCCGTCCTCGTGGCGAGCGTTGCTCGCCTGGGCGTCACTCGAGGCGAGGTCGGCCGACTCTGCGCCGGCTGGGGTGGAGTTCGTCCAGGGACTCGGGGTTTCGCCTGGTTTCCGGGTCAGAGCGGCCGGGAGGCTCAAGTAGGTCACCTACGCAATCGATGTGAAGACCACGCGCAACCGGGATGGATGAAGGCCAGCAGTCTCGAAGCCGGTACGCGATCTCCCGGGCAGAGTAGGACGAGGAAGCAGATGGTCGCGTCGACGAGCCTCGAGATGAACGCATTCTCGCTTCTCAATGCGACATTCAAGAGGCTGGGTTGGTCGAGGGGCTGGCAGCGCGCTTCGTCGGGCTTCGTCTTCGATTCCACGAAGCTGGCGTCGATCGATGACTCCGAGAAGCGTGTCTTCCAGATCGTCGGCGTGGCGAGGTCCGGCACGACCCTGCTGTGCCGCGCCATCGACCTGCATCCGGGCCTCGTTTGTTTCAACGAGCCCTTCAGCGATCTCTATCGCCACAATGAGTTCGCGAGATTTTCGGACGGTGACCGGT
Coding sequences within it:
- a CDS encoding acyl-CoA dehydrogenase family protein; this encodes MIDFRLTETDEAHLARTFAEGEIIRRYAREVDENEAEMPPNVLPEADEFYANAPALPEVGPEDTQGPVMMLLQIMAGNWGDYSVRLRRNTSGGLGNAALSAAGTDEQKEKWGGLLLSMAITEPGCGSDPSRVSTTAVLDEETNEWVLNGEKIFVTTGIRADGVVMWATIDKSAGRAGIKSFLVEKGTPGFEVPHKEKKLGIRADDTAAYVFSDCRIPRENLLGLDETIPKASSGGFRGVMKTFNMTRPATAAMGLGCAWAAIDLTREALEEAGVVLDYTTGPGGLGRLSAAAEKFMRLEALFEASKLATLQCGWMAGKGLPNNMESSVCKAHAGGAVRQITQGCIEILGSIGASRELLLEKWMRDSRITDIYEGTGEIQRLIIARGLLDYTRQDLK
- a CDS encoding acyl-CoA dehydrogenase family protein is translated as MISFGMSEEQELVRDAMREFAADAIRPIARECDEAAAVPADFLETAWMLGLTSTQIPEQYGGAGEERSLVTNAILLEELAHGDASLAMAALAPSLFANAILDHGTDEQKAALLPLFCGESYATGAVALTEAGPLADASQPRTEAEQKGESFILSGRKTFVAMGDRASHFLVTARLGDDVAAFIVPRDAAGLEVTDVERKMGLHALPTTGLELERVEVGQDALLGGTEGADVQAILNASRVGLAAVMLGMSRAVLEYCVPYTKDRVAFDEPISKKQSIAFRLAEMHVEQHALRQLVWQGASLLEHGEDATKAAWQARAYAAEKSMWIADNGVQILGGHGFIREHPVEMWFRNARTLGVMEGLVSL